In one Sphingomonas sp. AP4-R1 genomic region, the following are encoded:
- a CDS encoding IclR family transcriptional regulator, producing MRKAASNEDSGAAENSTAGEEKAKVQGSQTLLRGLDMLDQVVDGPIKLADLSARMGLTRSTAHRLANALIDRGFLTFLPREGYQLGPKLLQLGFLAQSQTDLVQIARPHIEELAQQTEDTVHLGRLDTDLALYLDKIPGRRRVDISSRVGDRHPLTSTGLGKALLLDGSEAAWQRTFTADQTSGAPKADYAVWLARMQDYVAKGRSFDLEENEDQIRCVAAPIRDASGRIVAAISLSSAAQYMDDARMETLGTNVRETAERISSDLGWSSRAKPGRR from the coding sequence ATGAGAAAAGCGGCGTCAAACGAAGATTCCGGAGCGGCGGAAAATTCCACCGCGGGAGAGGAAAAAGCGAAGGTACAGGGTAGCCAGACCCTCCTTCGCGGCCTCGACATGCTCGATCAGGTTGTCGACGGGCCGATCAAGCTGGCCGACCTGTCGGCCCGCATGGGCCTCACCCGCTCCACCGCGCATCGCCTCGCCAACGCGCTGATCGATCGCGGCTTCCTCACCTTCCTGCCGCGCGAAGGCTATCAGCTCGGCCCCAAGCTGCTGCAGCTCGGCTTCCTCGCCCAGTCGCAGACCGACCTCGTCCAGATCGCGCGCCCGCATATCGAGGAACTGGCGCAGCAGACCGAGGATACGGTGCATCTCGGCCGACTCGATACCGATCTGGCGCTCTATCTGGACAAGATTCCCGGCCGCCGCCGCGTCGATATTTCCAGCCGCGTGGGCGACCGTCATCCCCTGACGTCGACCGGCCTGGGCAAGGCGCTCCTGCTCGACGGCTCCGAAGCCGCCTGGCAGCGCACCTTCACGGCCGATCAGACCTCCGGCGCGCCCAAGGCCGATTATGCGGTGTGGCTGGCGCGCATGCAGGATTATGTCGCCAAGGGCCGCTCCTTCGATCTGGAGGAGAATGAGGACCAGATACGCTGCGTGGCCGCCCCGATCCGCGACGCATCCGGCCGGATCGTCGCCGCGATCAGCCTGTCGAGCGCGGCGCAATATATGGACGATGCGCGCATGGAGACGCTCGGCACGAATGTGCGCGAGACGGCCGAGCGCATCAGTTCCGATCTCGGCTGGAGCTCGCGCGCGAAGCCCGGCCGCCGCTGA